One segment of Acidianus sp. HS-5 DNA contains the following:
- a CDS encoding 2,3-bisphosphoglycerate-independent phosphoglycerate mutase, whose amino-acid sequence MRKYKILLIIADGLGDRQVKSLGNKTPLEVADKPNIKELLKSSLVGLMDPIGPGIVAGSDTSHMAIFGIDPHKYYRGRGALEALGTGAYLTEGDIAFRGNFATVDENMTVIDRRAGRKIDEGEQLVNELNEKIGEIDNVKPTFYKATEHRVAVVLSGKDLSDKISDTDPHEVGHKVRESAPLDNSANSKRTAEIVNNLTKRIYDVLSTSIHNKNRIERGEPPANIILLRGASKYVELPKLRDYTELKGAAVSATALIKGVCKAIGMDVFTPKGATGGMDTNYDAIADKVIELLKDDKYDFIFLHIKATDAASHDGKAEEKVKAIEKIDYIIGKILNNFGQEIVLMFTGDHATPVELKEHSGDPVPVLLHVPDNIIPDNVTDFNEREARKGSLRITGLDVMNVLLNYSNRASKYGA is encoded by the coding sequence ATGAGGAAGTATAAAATTCTTTTAATCATAGCAGATGGTCTAGGAGATAGACAAGTTAAATCACTAGGCAATAAAACACCTTTAGAGGTAGCAGATAAACCTAACATAAAAGAATTGCTTAAATCTTCACTAGTAGGACTAATGGATCCTATAGGTCCCGGTATAGTAGCAGGTAGTGATACTTCGCACATGGCTATTTTTGGTATAGACCCTCATAAGTATTATAGAGGTAGAGGTGCACTAGAAGCTTTAGGTACTGGAGCTTATCTTACTGAAGGTGATATAGCGTTCAGAGGAAATTTCGCAACGGTAGACGAGAACATGACTGTAATAGATAGAAGAGCCGGCAGGAAAATAGATGAAGGAGAACAGCTTGTAAATGAACTAAATGAAAAGATAGGAGAGATAGATAACGTAAAACCAACTTTTTACAAGGCCACAGAGCATAGAGTTGCAGTAGTGCTTTCTGGAAAAGACCTTAGCGATAAGATCTCTGATACTGATCCGCATGAAGTAGGACATAAGGTTAGAGAATCTGCTCCTTTAGATAACTCAGCAAACTCAAAAAGGACAGCGGAAATTGTGAATAATTTGACAAAGAGAATTTACGATGTGCTATCAACGTCTATTCACAATAAAAATAGGATTGAAAGAGGTGAGCCTCCAGCTAATATAATATTATTGAGAGGAGCTTCAAAATACGTAGAATTACCTAAGTTACGTGACTACACTGAGTTAAAAGGAGCTGCCGTATCAGCTACTGCACTCATAAAAGGTGTATGCAAAGCCATAGGAATGGACGTGTTTACTCCAAAGGGCGCTACCGGAGGAATGGATACTAATTACGATGCTATAGCGGATAAAGTTATAGAGCTGCTTAAAGACGATAAATACGACTTCATATTCCTCCACATAAAAGCAACTGACGCTGCATCTCATGACGGAAAAGCCGAAGAAAAAGTTAAGGCTATTGAAAAAATTGACTATATAATAGGAAAAATTTTAAACAACTTTGGACAAGAGATTGTATTAATGTTCACTGGAGATCATGCCACACCAGTAGAACTTAAAGAGCATTCTGGAGATCCAGTGCCAGTTTTACTTCATGTTCCAGATAACATAATTCCAGATAACGTTACTGACTTTAATGAAAGAGAAGCTAGAAAAGGAAGTCTTAGAATAACAGGATTAGATGTAATGAACGTATTGCTTAATTACTCAAATAGAGCAAGTAAATATGGAGCATGA
- a CDS encoding CDC48 family AAA ATPase, which yields MSTSIKLKVSEARQRDVGRKIGRLSENLMTQLKIDAGDYLEVIGPSGSSLVQAMPAYDVGDDEIRIDGYIRKTIGASIGDEVEVRKATVNKATKIVLAPTQPIRFDQSFIDYVKDQLMYKPLVKGETIPIPIYTGVIELVVVNTQPSNYVFVSSETQLDIKEEPVKAETTYTKVTWEDIGDLEDVKERIREIVELPMKHPELFQRLGIEPPKGILLYGPPGVGKTLLARALANEIGAYFISINGPEIMSKFYGESEERLRQIFDEAEKNAPSIIFIDEIDAIAPKREEVTGEVEKRVVAQLLTLMDGIKGRGKIVVIGATNRPEAVDPALRRPGRFDREIEIRPPDTKARKEILQVHTRSMPISDDVNLDDIADMTNGYTGADLAALTKEAAMVALRRFLATTKVNLDQGQIPAELLKELKVTMNDFLEAMKSIQPTLLREVYVEVPKVRWSDIGGLEDVKQQLREAIEWQIKFPDVFVKSGIRAPKGVLLFGPPGTGKTMLAKAVATESGANFIAVRGPEVLSKWVGESEKAVREIFRRARQTAPTVIFFDEIDSIAPMRGFSHDSGVTERLVNQLLAEMDGITPLNKVVVIAATNRPDILDPALLRPGRFDRLIYVPPPDKVARLEILKVHTRNVPLAEDVNLETIAEKTEGYTGADLEALVREATMLMLREISTACDQKSRQECTSNGKLAEECYNKEMRNCMNSPNGKVSMKNFDEALKIVNPSITKADIERYERLAKELKRSVAI from the coding sequence ATGTCAACTTCAATTAAGCTTAAAGTATCTGAGGCAAGGCAAAGGGATGTAGGTAGAAAAATAGGTAGATTATCGGAAAATTTAATGACACAACTAAAAATAGATGCAGGAGACTACTTAGAGGTTATTGGACCTTCCGGCTCCTCTTTAGTTCAAGCAATGCCGGCATATGACGTCGGAGACGATGAAATAAGAATTGACGGATATATAAGAAAAACTATAGGAGCTAGTATTGGAGATGAAGTCGAAGTAAGAAAAGCTACTGTAAATAAAGCTACTAAAATAGTTTTAGCCCCAACACAACCAATAAGATTTGACCAGAGCTTTATTGACTATGTAAAAGATCAGCTCATGTATAAGCCTTTAGTTAAAGGAGAAACTATTCCTATTCCAATTTATACTGGAGTAATAGAACTAGTAGTAGTAAATACACAACCTAGCAATTATGTATTTGTAAGTTCTGAAACTCAACTGGATATTAAAGAAGAACCGGTTAAAGCAGAAACCACGTACACTAAAGTTACATGGGAAGATATTGGAGATCTAGAAGACGTTAAAGAAAGAATAAGGGAAATCGTAGAATTACCAATGAAACATCCAGAGTTATTCCAGCGATTAGGCATAGAACCTCCTAAAGGAATATTACTTTATGGACCTCCTGGAGTTGGAAAAACCTTACTAGCAAGAGCTTTAGCTAATGAAATTGGTGCATATTTCATTTCAATAAATGGACCAGAAATAATGAGCAAATTCTACGGTGAAAGTGAGGAAAGACTTAGGCAAATATTTGATGAGGCAGAAAAGAACGCTCCATCAATAATTTTCATTGATGAAATTGATGCAATAGCACCTAAAAGAGAAGAGGTTACTGGAGAAGTCGAAAAAAGAGTAGTAGCACAGCTGCTTACCTTAATGGATGGAATTAAAGGAAGAGGAAAGATAGTAGTTATTGGAGCAACAAATAGACCAGAAGCAGTAGATCCTGCACTTAGAAGACCTGGAAGATTTGATAGAGAAATAGAGATAAGACCTCCAGATACGAAAGCAAGAAAAGAGATATTACAAGTTCACACAAGAAGTATGCCCATTTCTGATGATGTAAACCTTGACGACATAGCAGATATGACTAACGGCTATACTGGAGCAGATTTAGCCGCATTAACTAAAGAAGCTGCAATGGTAGCGTTAAGAAGATTTTTAGCAACTACTAAAGTAAACCTAGATCAAGGACAAATACCTGCTGAACTATTAAAGGAACTAAAAGTCACAATGAACGACTTCCTAGAGGCAATGAAATCAATACAACCAACATTACTTAGAGAAGTTTATGTCGAAGTACCTAAAGTTAGGTGGAGTGATATAGGAGGATTAGAAGACGTTAAGCAACAGCTAAGAGAAGCTATAGAATGGCAAATAAAATTCCCCGATGTTTTCGTTAAATCTGGAATTAGAGCGCCTAAAGGGGTTTTACTATTTGGACCTCCTGGAACTGGAAAGACTATGTTAGCTAAGGCAGTAGCAACTGAAAGCGGAGCAAACTTCATTGCAGTAAGAGGACCAGAAGTTCTATCAAAATGGGTAGGAGAAAGCGAAAAAGCGGTAAGAGAAATATTTAGAAGAGCTAGACAAACTGCCCCAACGGTGATATTCTTCGATGAAATAGACTCTATTGCACCAATGAGAGGTTTTTCCCATGATAGTGGAGTAACTGAAAGACTTGTAAACCAATTATTAGCAGAAATGGACGGAATAACGCCATTAAACAAGGTTGTAGTAATAGCTGCAACTAACAGACCAGATATACTAGATCCGGCGTTACTGAGACCGGGTAGATTCGACAGACTTATATATGTTCCACCGCCTGATAAAGTTGCAAGGCTAGAGATACTTAAAGTTCATACTAGAAATGTACCATTGGCAGAAGATGTTAACCTAGAGACAATAGCTGAAAAAACCGAAGGATATACTGGAGCAGATTTAGAAGCGCTAGTAAGAGAAGCTACTATGCTTATGCTACGTGAGATATCGACAGCGTGCGATCAAAAATCTAGACAAGAATGTACCAGTAACGGTAAGCTTGCAGAAGAATGTTATAACAAGGAAATGAGGAATTGCATGAATAGTCCTAACGGTAAAGTTTCAATGAAAAACTTTGATGAAGCTCTAAAAATAGTTAATCCAAGTATAACTAAAGCAGATATTGAAAGATACGAGAGACTTGCCAAAGAATTGAAGAGGAGTGTTGCAATATGA
- a CDS encoding DUF359 domain-containing protein produces the protein MEVRDKYQVDLCFYLPKEIRKELSRPYGILFKSTEKLLKYVDNFERIISVGDVVTQELLKNDKRIFLSVIDGKTKRNIKSSMKFSKYITVKNEPGIIRLSAMSYIKSALNSFSNSVIYVDGEEDLLVIPATLYGKEGDLIIYGQPNAGAVALEVCEATKWRVKDIFSKFIVKKC, from the coding sequence TTGGAGGTACGCGATAAATATCAAGTAGACTTATGTTTTTATTTGCCTAAAGAAATTAGAAAGGAGCTTTCAAGACCTTATGGTATTCTTTTTAAATCTACAGAAAAACTCTTAAAATATGTAGATAATTTTGAAAGAATAATTTCAGTAGGTGATGTTGTTACTCAAGAGTTATTAAAGAATGACAAGAGAATATTTTTGTCAGTGATTGACGGTAAGACTAAAAGGAACATAAAATCGAGCATGAAATTTTCGAAATATATTACAGTAAAAAATGAGCCCGGAATAATAAGACTTTCAGCAATGTCTTACATCAAATCTGCATTAAATTCATTTTCGAATTCTGTAATTTATGTAGATGGTGAAGAAGACTTACTCGTAATTCCTGCTACACTTTACGGAAAAGAGGGGGACTTAATAATTTACGGTCAACCTAATGCTGGAGCAGTTGCATTAGAAGTTTGTGAAGCTACAAAATGGAGAGTTAAGGACATATTTTCTAAATTCATTGTAAAAAAATGTTAA
- the spt4 gene encoding transcription elongation factor subunit Spt4 encodes MPKSSIFKACRNCKALVLPDQDACPVCGGTSFTEEWEGMIIILNENSELMNLTGAKKPWRYAINIK; translated from the coding sequence ATGCCCAAATCCTCAATTTTTAAAGCATGTAGGAATTGCAAGGCACTAGTTTTGCCAGACCAAGATGCGTGTCCGGTATGCGGGGGCACCAGTTTCACTGAAGAATGGGAAGGTATGATTATAATTCTTAACGAAAATTCAGAGCTGATGAATTTAACAGGGGCAAAGAAACCTTGGAGGTACGCGATAAATATCAAGTAG